From a single Hippoglossus stenolepis isolate QCI-W04-F060 chromosome 2, HSTE1.2, whole genome shotgun sequence genomic region:
- the uts2r4 gene encoding urotensin-2 receptor — MNCTPNTTITPQLELILSPQTEDGGSQDSGGGAGGGGRLWATSLLGAMLIIMCVMGVAGNTYTLIITRSAALRRTGSMYVYIVNLALADLLYLSTIPFVVCTYFVHDWLFGDAGCRILLSLDLLTMHASVFTLVAMSLERYRAVARPFSAHRNSSRKRRLTAGIIWGLAFVLTLPMMVMIRLSEGKPSATGSVKRICFPTWTPEAFKAYITVLFCTSVLVPGLVIVGLYVGLARRYWTAQASLGGSSRSALRKGLKQKVISMIFSIVAAYWACFLPFWGWQLAKLFSAESLRALSPAAHNYVNFFVTCLTYGNSCINPFLYTLLTRNYKDYLAQKGQSAGSSRADPCSAVTTPLQDI; from the coding sequence ATGAACTGCACCCCTAACACCACCATCACTCCGCAGCTGGAACTCATCCTGAGCCCACAGACTGAAGACGGAGGGTCCCAGGACAGTGGTGGCGGTGCTGGAGGCGGCGGGAGACTGTGGGCGACGTCCCTGCTTGGCGCCATGCTGATAATCATGTGCGTCATGGGTGTGGCAGGCAACACGTACACGCTCATCATCACGCGCTCGGCCGCTCTGCGCCGAACGGGCTCCATGTACGTTTACATCGTCAACCTGGCTCTGGCGGACCTGCTCTACCTCTCCACCATCCCCTTCGTGGTCTGCACCTACTTCGTCCACGACTGGCTGTTCGGCGATGCGGGCTGTCGCATCCTGCTCAGTCTCGATCTCCTCACCATGCACGCCAGCGTCTTCACTTTGGTCGCCATGAGCCTGGAGCGGTATCGTGCTGTGGCCAGGCCCTTCAGCGCGCACAGGAACTCGTCCCGCAAACGAAGGCTAACGGCGGGAATCATCTGGGGTTTGGCCTTTGTGCTGACGCTTCCCATGATGGTGATGATCCGACTCAGCGAGGGCAAACCCAGCGCGACAGGTTCGGTTAAGAGGATCTGCTTCCCGACCTGGACCCCTGAGGCCTTCAAGGCTTATATCACCGTCCTCTTCTGCACCAGCGTTTTGGTGCCTGGATTGGTTATCGTCGGGTTGTACGTCGGGTTAGCTCGGCGCTACTGGACCGCACAGGCTAGCTTGGGAGGAAGCAGCCGCTCTGCTCTGAGGAAAGGCCTGAAACAAAAAGTCATATCCATGATCTTCAGCATCGTGGCGGCTTACTGGGCCTGTTTCTTACCTTTCTGGGGATGGCAGCTGGCCAAACTGTTCTCTGCAGAGTCTCTCCGAGctttgtctccagctgctcatAACTACGTGAATTTCTTCGTCACCTGTCTGACCTACGGCAACAGCTGTATAAATCCATTTCTCTACACTCTCCTGACCCGGAACTATAAAGATTACCTGGCCCAGAAAGGTCAGTCTGCGGGGTCGAGCAGGGCCGACCCCTGTTCAGCTGTGACCACGCCCCTGCAAGACATTTAG
- the lgals2b gene encoding lectin, galactoside-binding, soluble, 2b → MKVKDMTFKEGHEFKIRFKPKDDCVSFSINIGHDSENIALHFNPRFDYGSDQNVIVFNAMSGGSWGEEQRDGNFPFARGEESKIYLNFNHEQFYIKLPDGSMTNFPNRLGDVKYKYFEISGDARIVGIKIK, encoded by the exons ATG AAAGTCAAGGACATGACGTTCAAGGAGGGGCACGAGTTCAAGATCCGCTTCAAACCCAAGGACGACTGCGTCAG cttctccatCAACATCGGTCACGACTCCGAAAACATCGCACTGCACTTCAATCCCCGTTTTGACTACGGCAGCGACCAGAACGTCATCGTCTTCAACGCCATGTCCGGAGGCAGCTGGGGTGAGGAGCAGCGCGATGGAAACTTCCCCTTCGCACGTGGAGAGGAATCCAAG ATTTACCTCAACTTCAACCATGAGCAGTTTTACATCAAGCTTCCCGACGGCTCCATGACCAACTTCCCCAACCGCCTGGGAGACGTCAAGTACAAGTACTTTGAAATCAGCGGCGACGCCAGGATCGTCGGCATCAAGATCAAGTAG